The following proteins are co-located in the Mycolicibacterium goodii genome:
- a CDS encoding TetR/AcrR family transcriptional regulator, with protein MNETLPAGAGADSSTRHRILVATAEVLARSGQTKLSLSEVALQAGVSRPTLYRWFADKQELLDAFGNYEREMFDHGIGRATAGLRGNEKLDAALRFIVQYQQSYSGVRLVDIEPEVVIAQLSHVIPIMRARLLKLLSGPNAAVKASTAIRVAVSHYIVRSDDGDQFLAQLRHAVGIRPV; from the coding sequence GTGAATGAAACTCTGCCCGCAGGTGCGGGTGCGGACTCCTCGACCCGCCACCGCATCCTGGTGGCCACCGCCGAGGTGCTCGCGCGTAGCGGTCAGACCAAGCTGAGTCTGTCCGAGGTGGCCCTGCAGGCCGGCGTCTCGCGGCCGACGTTGTACCGGTGGTTCGCCGACAAGCAGGAACTGCTCGATGCGTTCGGCAACTACGAGCGCGAGATGTTCGACCACGGGATCGGGCGCGCGACCGCGGGCCTGCGCGGCAACGAAAAGCTGGACGCGGCGCTGCGATTCATCGTGCAGTACCAGCAGTCGTATTCCGGGGTCCGCCTCGTCGACATCGAGCCCGAGGTCGTCATCGCCCAGCTGTCGCACGTCATCCCGATCATGCGGGCGCGGCTGCTCAAGTTGCTCTCGGGCCCGAATGCCGCGGTCAAGGCCTCGACCGCGATTCGCGTCGCGGTGTCGCATTACATCGTGCGCAGCGACGACGGCGACCAGTTCCTCGCGCAGTTGCGCCACGCCGTCGGGATCAGGCCGGTGTGA
- a CDS encoding NAD(P)-dependent oxidoreductase, with the protein MSDEYVVGLTADGADATGATIFGDIGLQRLEEAGISWRLLPAIPTHGPVDPAALDGVDAVVSFGHIPFSAELVRQVPRLRHIARFGAGYDGIDPVALAREGVVLTNTPGAVRRPLALSGLTLLLACAHRLLENHRVTVSGRWAAERGAHRGVGVHGRTVGILGFGSVGAELAEMLTPLGVTVIANNRSGRSARAAQLGVELVDRATLAARSDFVVVTAALTEENRGMLDEAFFAAMRSSAYFINIARGGLVDQPALIRALRSGEIAGAALDVYDPEPPAADDPLFAMDNVICTPHALCWTADFTRDVSRSVMDAVIAVSRNEIPDTALGRDALDEGSWRGRARVNAGT; encoded by the coding sequence ATGAGCGATGAGTACGTGGTGGGCCTCACCGCCGACGGCGCCGACGCCACCGGCGCCACGATATTCGGCGACATCGGCCTGCAACGGCTGGAGGAGGCCGGCATCTCGTGGCGCCTGTTGCCCGCCATCCCCACGCATGGTCCGGTGGATCCGGCCGCGCTGGACGGTGTCGATGCAGTGGTCTCGTTCGGCCACATCCCGTTCAGTGCCGAACTGGTACGACAGGTGCCCCGGCTGCGGCACATCGCGCGGTTCGGCGCGGGCTATGACGGGATCGACCCGGTCGCGCTGGCACGCGAAGGGGTGGTGCTCACCAATACCCCTGGCGCGGTGCGACGGCCACTCGCGCTGTCCGGGCTCACGCTGTTGCTGGCCTGCGCGCATCGCCTGCTGGAAAACCACCGGGTCACCGTCTCGGGACGGTGGGCCGCCGAACGGGGCGCCCACCGAGGCGTCGGGGTGCACGGCAGGACGGTCGGGATCCTCGGCTTCGGCTCGGTCGGCGCCGAACTCGCCGAGATGCTGACGCCGTTGGGGGTCACGGTGATCGCCAACAACCGATCGGGGCGTTCGGCACGCGCGGCCCAGCTGGGTGTCGAACTCGTCGACCGCGCCACGCTGGCCGCGCGGTCGGATTTCGTCGTGGTGACCGCGGCTCTCACCGAGGAGAACCGCGGCATGCTCGACGAAGCGTTCTTCGCGGCGATGCGGTCGAGCGCCTACTTCATCAATATCGCCCGCGGCGGGCTGGTGGACCAGCCCGCGCTGATCCGGGCACTGCGCAGCGGTGAAATCGCCGGGGCGGCACTGGATGTCTACGATCCGGAACCCCCGGCGGCCGACGACCCCCTGTTCGCGATGGACAACGTGATCTGTACACCGCATGCGCTGTGCTGGACCGCGGACTTCACCCGTGACGTGTCCCGTTCGGTCATGGACGCCGTGATCGCGGTGTCACGCAACGAGATCCCCGATACGGCACTTGGGCGCGACGCGCTCGACGAGGGGTCGTGGCGCGGGCGGGCCAGGGTGAACGCCGGGACCTGA
- a CDS encoding MFS transporter, which produces MDLQFESPRRARRQRDAKKVKNLRYWILGWLLLAGILNYMDRSSVSIAAPHMIAELGLTKTDIGLMGAVFSWTYALCQLPAGYLIDKLGARRMYFAAVGIWSFATALMAIGQTMAHFLTFRFLLGVGESPNSPNCSKITTAWFPREERGQAAGIWDSGSKWGSAIAPPVLTVLSLAFGWRAMFLIIGVAGLVLALAFWAYYRAPESSKRLTEEEYRYIVAGRDDTTQPKAHLPWGKFFTYPQTWGMMLGFFSSIWIWNIFITFLPLFLQDTLGVSIAQTGWVAAIPYLAAAITGIYAGRLTLTLVRRRGMSAFGSKKTVLIGGSVGLGILLAVVPVVHNPVWAIVVLCAALGLVAAVQSQSWALTSDIVPDTHAAQFGGIMNFGGYFGGALAPLVTGIIVDRTGSYAPSFLVSGLIAVLGACFYGFMVRRPVHQSAAASEER; this is translated from the coding sequence ATGGATCTACAGTTCGAGTCGCCGCGCCGGGCCCGACGTCAGCGCGACGCCAAGAAGGTGAAGAACCTGCGCTACTGGATTCTCGGTTGGCTGCTGCTGGCCGGCATCCTCAACTACATGGACCGCTCGTCGGTGTCCATCGCCGCTCCGCACATGATCGCCGAACTCGGGCTGACCAAAACCGATATCGGGCTCATGGGTGCGGTGTTCTCGTGGACCTACGCGCTGTGCCAGCTGCCCGCCGGCTATCTGATCGACAAATTGGGCGCCCGCAGAATGTATTTCGCCGCGGTCGGCATCTGGTCGTTCGCGACCGCGCTGATGGCCATCGGCCAGACGATGGCGCACTTCCTCACCTTCCGCTTCCTGCTGGGCGTCGGTGAGTCGCCCAACTCACCGAACTGCAGCAAGATCACCACGGCGTGGTTCCCCCGCGAAGAACGTGGCCAGGCCGCAGGCATCTGGGACTCCGGGTCGAAATGGGGTTCGGCTATCGCTCCGCCGGTGCTCACCGTGCTGTCGCTGGCGTTTGGCTGGCGCGCGATGTTTCTCATCATCGGCGTCGCGGGACTTGTTCTGGCACTGGCCTTCTGGGCCTACTACCGGGCACCCGAGTCGTCCAAGCGGCTGACCGAGGAGGAATACCGGTACATCGTCGCCGGTCGTGACGACACCACGCAACCGAAGGCGCATCTGCCCTGGGGCAAGTTCTTCACCTACCCCCAGACGTGGGGAATGATGCTCGGCTTCTTCAGTTCGATCTGGATCTGGAACATCTTCATCACGTTCCTGCCGCTGTTCCTCCAGGACACCCTCGGTGTCTCGATCGCCCAGACCGGCTGGGTCGCCGCAATCCCATACCTGGCCGCGGCGATCACCGGTATCTATGCGGGCCGGCTCACGCTCACCCTGGTGCGCCGCAGGGGGATGAGCGCCTTCGGGTCCAAGAAGACGGTGCTGATCGGCGGTTCCGTCGGTCTCGGAATCCTGCTCGCTGTGGTGCCGGTCGTCCACAACCCCGTATGGGCGATCGTCGTGCTGTGCGCCGCGCTCGGCCTGGTGGCCGCGGTCCAGTCCCAATCTTGGGCGCTCACCAGCGATATCGTGCCCGACACCCACGCCGCCCAGTTCGGTGGAATCATGAACTTCGGCGGTTACTTCGGTGGTGCGCTGGCGCCGCTGGTCACCGGGATCATCGTCGACAGAACCGGTTCCTACGCGCCGTCGTTTCTGGTGTCGGGTTTGATCGCGGTCCTCGGCGCCTGCTTCTACGGGTTCATGGTCCGTCGTCCCGTCCACCAATCCGCTGCCGCATCTGAAGAAAGGTGA
- a CDS encoding SDR family NAD(P)-dependent oxidoreductase translates to MTAPHAFPPDRTAVVTGAGSARGIGRTTVRRLATAGWNVAALDVDEAAVVEFAREVDKESRTTVLGYGVDVADPESVDRAFTAIEAELPPVVGLAHAAGVASPVPFLELSLAEWNRVLDINSTGTFVVNQRAIRGMVQRGVGRVVNLSSASAQLGGGTYSKVPYSASKASVIGLSRAVAREVGKFGVTVNVVSPGPIDTDIMGGALTEERKAELVTGLLVDRVGRTEDIAATIEFLLSEDAGFITAAVYNVNGGLVVN, encoded by the coding sequence ATGACAGCTCCGCACGCATTTCCGCCGGACCGCACCGCAGTGGTCACCGGTGCCGGTTCGGCCCGCGGCATCGGCCGCACCACCGTACGACGGCTCGCCACGGCAGGGTGGAACGTCGCAGCCCTCGACGTCGACGAAGCGGCCGTCGTCGAGTTTGCACGGGAGGTCGACAAAGAGTCCCGCACAACGGTTCTCGGCTACGGCGTCGATGTCGCGGATCCCGAATCGGTGGATCGCGCATTCACCGCGATCGAGGCCGAACTGCCGCCCGTCGTCGGACTGGCGCACGCGGCGGGTGTCGCCTCACCCGTTCCTTTCCTGGAACTGTCGCTCGCCGAGTGGAACCGGGTGCTCGACATCAACAGCACCGGAACCTTCGTCGTCAATCAGCGTGCGATTCGCGGCATGGTGCAACGCGGCGTCGGGCGTGTGGTCAACCTGTCGTCTGCATCGGCCCAGCTGGGCGGCGGCACCTACAGCAAGGTTCCGTACTCGGCGTCGAAGGCTTCGGTCATCGGTCTCAGTCGCGCCGTTGCGCGCGAGGTCGGCAAGTTCGGCGTCACCGTCAACGTGGTGAGCCCCGGCCCGATCGACACCGACATCATGGGCGGCGCCCTCACCGAGGAGCGCAAGGCCGAGTTGGTCACCGGCCTGCTCGTCGACCGAGTCGGCCGAACCGAGGACATCGCCGCCACCATCGAGTTCCTGCTGTCCGAGGATGCCGGTTTCATCACCGCCGCCGTCTACAACGTCAACGGCGGCCTCGTCGTCAATTGA
- a CDS encoding sugar-binding transcriptional regulator — MVADTADPYPLRPAAGSDDIDLAEEERRRAADAAELYYVQGLKIEDVGKRLHLSRSTVSRLLARARQHGVVEFVLHRTPDRSARLATRLNQRFGVRTLIADSGDAAQNGTRLDVVAEFAARRLAAVVGTNTTMAVAWDATVEAVSRHLIFCPTRGARVVQLSGSGNASASNILNAGQLLDRFARAFSASAHHLPVPAFFDSATTRDAMWQERSVQRVLAIRRNADVALFTVDTLDNDVPDHLYRSGYLDAVDLQELRRDGIVGHIGTVFLRADGSSDGTAFNQRSTGMPLSELRGVKTRILVVSGPAKTAAILGALRAGAATDLVLDEVTALALLDATS, encoded by the coding sequence ATGGTGGCGGACACGGCTGATCCGTATCCTCTGCGTCCTGCGGCCGGTTCCGACGACATCGACCTCGCCGAGGAGGAGCGGCGCCGAGCCGCCGACGCCGCTGAGCTCTACTACGTCCAAGGTCTGAAGATCGAGGACGTCGGTAAGCGCCTGCACCTGTCCCGGTCGACCGTTTCTCGCCTGCTCGCCAGGGCCCGGCAGCACGGTGTCGTCGAGTTCGTGTTGCATCGGACGCCGGACCGGTCGGCACGCCTGGCGACCCGGCTCAACCAGCGCTTCGGCGTTCGCACGCTGATCGCCGACAGCGGTGATGCCGCTCAGAACGGGACTCGGCTCGATGTTGTCGCCGAGTTCGCGGCACGACGGCTCGCCGCAGTCGTCGGCACCAACACGACGATGGCGGTTGCCTGGGATGCCACGGTCGAGGCGGTCTCCCGTCATCTGATCTTCTGCCCCACCCGCGGGGCTCGGGTGGTTCAGCTCAGCGGTTCAGGCAACGCGTCCGCGTCGAACATCCTCAACGCAGGCCAACTGCTCGACCGGTTCGCCCGCGCGTTCTCCGCCTCGGCACATCACCTTCCGGTGCCTGCGTTCTTCGACTCGGCGACAACTCGCGACGCGATGTGGCAGGAGCGGTCTGTTCAGCGAGTCCTCGCGATCCGTCGAAACGCCGACGTGGCGCTGTTCACGGTCGACACGCTGGACAACGACGTGCCCGACCACCTGTACCGGTCGGGCTACCTCGATGCCGTCGATCTTCAGGAGCTGCGGCGGGACGGGATCGTGGGACACATCGGCACCGTCTTCCTGCGCGCCGACGGCAGCTCGGACGGCACTGCGTTCAACCAACGCAGCACCGGCATGCCCCTGTCGGAGCTGCGCGGTGTGAAAACGCGGATCCTGGTGGTCAGTGGTCCCGCGAAAACGGCGGCCATCCTCGGGGCACTGCGCGCGGGCGCCGCGACCGACCTGGTTCTCGATGAGGTCACCGCGCTGGCCTTGCTCGACGCGACCTCATGA
- a CDS encoding GntR family transcriptional regulator translates to MSPTIHRLRRAMRDDVRDALLAMLMDGRLAPGTSVSIDQLARTLGVSPTPVREALVEIEATGLVHRVAHRGYQVAPPMTAQQAAELADARLVVETTAAHWATRLREPGLLPELRAAHRAHEEAAWAVREWDGVTRDRNSLPVALMPYFDADWSFHQTILDHCGNSFLRRMVGTLGASVQRMRQNVHRGPVDTELAVAEHGRVLAAIETGDPQAAEDAMRAHIEAVRERSIADA, encoded by the coding sequence GTGAGCCCGACGATCCATCGCCTGCGGCGAGCCATGCGGGACGATGTACGCGACGCGCTGCTCGCGATGCTCATGGACGGACGGCTTGCCCCCGGGACCTCGGTGAGCATCGACCAGCTCGCCCGCACCCTCGGCGTCTCGCCCACCCCGGTGCGGGAGGCCCTCGTCGAGATCGAGGCAACCGGGCTGGTTCACCGGGTGGCCCACCGCGGCTATCAGGTGGCGCCACCGATGACCGCGCAGCAGGCCGCGGAGCTCGCCGACGCTCGACTCGTCGTCGAGACGACCGCCGCGCACTGGGCGACCCGGCTTCGGGAACCCGGGTTGCTCCCCGAACTGCGCGCCGCACACCGCGCGCACGAGGAGGCCGCGTGGGCAGTGCGCGAATGGGACGGGGTGACCCGAGACCGCAACAGCCTGCCGGTGGCACTGATGCCCTATTTCGACGCGGACTGGAGCTTCCATCAGACGATCCTCGACCACTGCGGCAACAGCTTCCTGCGTCGGATGGTGGGAACTCTGGGCGCCTCGGTGCAACGTATGCGCCAGAACGTGCACCGCGGGCCGGTGGACACCGAGTTGGCGGTTGCCGAGCACGGCCGGGTGCTCGCCGCCATCGAAACCGGCGATCCGCAAGCCGCGGAGGATGCGATGCGCGCCCACATCGAAGCGGTCCGCGAGCGTTCCATCGCCGACGCCTAG
- the rlmN gene encoding 23S rRNA (adenine(2503)-C(2))-methyltransferase RlmN, translating to MKQQLVFEAPRRAMPPRHLADLDETGRAAAVSELGLPAFRAKQLANQYYGRLIADPKQMTDLPAAVRDQVAEKLFPTLINPVREIQCDAGETRKTLWRAIDGSTFESVLMRYPQRNTVCISSQAGCGMACPFCATGQGGLQRNLTTAEILEQVRAASSAMRAEQFGRTAGTAGGGRLSNIVFMGMGEPLANYNRVLGAVRRIIAAPPNGFGISARAVTVSTVGLAPAIRKLADERLGVTLALSLHAPDDELRDTLVPVNNRWKVSEVLDAARYYADTTGRRVSIEYALIRDVNDQPWRADLLGKKLHGALGPLAHVNVIPLNPTPGSEWDASPKPAEREFVRRVRERGVSCTVRDTRGREIAAACGQLAAEG from the coding sequence ATGAAACAACAGCTCGTCTTCGAAGCGCCGCGGCGGGCCATGCCGCCTCGGCATCTGGCCGACCTCGACGAGACGGGGCGCGCGGCCGCGGTCAGCGAGCTCGGGCTGCCGGCATTCCGGGCCAAGCAGCTGGCCAACCAGTACTACGGCCGGCTCATCGCCGATCCGAAGCAGATGACCGATCTGCCCGCCGCCGTGCGGGATCAGGTCGCCGAGAAGCTGTTCCCGACGTTGATCAACCCGGTGCGCGAGATCCAGTGCGACGCAGGGGAGACCCGCAAGACCCTCTGGCGCGCGATCGACGGGTCGACGTTCGAATCCGTGCTCATGCGGTACCCGCAGCGCAACACCGTGTGCATCTCGTCGCAGGCCGGGTGCGGCATGGCATGCCCGTTCTGCGCGACCGGACAGGGCGGGCTGCAGCGCAACCTGACCACCGCCGAGATCCTGGAGCAGGTGCGTGCGGCGTCGTCGGCCATGCGCGCCGAACAGTTCGGCAGGACTGCAGGCACCGCCGGCGGTGGCAGGCTGTCCAACATCGTGTTCATGGGCATGGGTGAACCGCTGGCCAACTACAACCGCGTGCTCGGTGCCGTGCGCCGCATCATCGCCGCGCCGCCCAACGGTTTCGGCATCAGCGCACGCGCGGTGACGGTGTCCACGGTCGGGCTGGCCCCGGCGATCCGCAAGCTCGCCGACGAGCGCCTGGGCGTCACCCTGGCGTTGTCGCTGCATGCGCCCGACGACGAACTGCGCGACACCCTGGTGCCGGTGAACAACCGGTGGAAGGTGAGCGAGGTCCTCGACGCGGCCCGCTACTACGCAGACACCACCGGCCGACGCGTGTCGATCGAGTATGCACTGATCCGTGACGTCAACGACCAGCCTTGGCGGGCAGACCTTCTCGGCAAGAAGCTGCACGGTGCGCTGGGACCGCTGGCACACGTCAACGTCATCCCGCTCAACCCGACCCCCGGCAGCGAATGGGACGCCAGTCCCAAACCCGCCGAGCGCGAATTCGTCAGGCGCGTGCGCGAACGCGGCGTATCGTGCACGGTCCGCGACACGCGTGGCCGCGAGATCGCCGCGGCCTGCGGTCAATTGGCGGCCGAGGGCTGA
- a CDS encoding LysR family transcriptional regulator yields MGQVLDIAPLRSLVAVADCGGFHRAAAVLHLTQSAVSQHVRRLEGVVGGPLVQRSGRGMAFTELGHRVVTHARRILAAHDAALADLGAAEEKTLLIGATEHGADVMLPGLTDALAERLPDWRVRFRLDRNVALADAIEHGTVDIAVMLDGSGWDRANASGMVPLKWISARNFSAAGEPLPVVVYSEPCTLREPAFAALEKLDIDYQIVVECADLSGLIAAVRSGLGVALLPMIGRLPDGLTVADDMPAANRASVFVRGRAGVDPDLLATVDKAVGEVLCDDHTVGRTSVKVSA; encoded by the coding sequence GTGGGACAGGTCCTGGACATCGCGCCGCTGCGCAGCCTGGTGGCCGTTGCCGACTGTGGTGGATTTCACCGCGCGGCGGCGGTCCTGCACCTGACCCAGTCCGCGGTCAGCCAACACGTCCGCCGCCTCGAAGGCGTCGTCGGCGGTCCGCTCGTGCAGCGATCCGGCCGCGGTATGGCGTTCACCGAACTCGGCCACCGGGTTGTCACCCACGCCCGCCGGATCCTCGCCGCGCATGACGCGGCACTCGCCGATCTCGGGGCCGCCGAGGAGAAGACGCTGCTGATCGGGGCCACCGAACACGGCGCCGACGTCATGCTGCCCGGCCTGACCGATGCGCTGGCCGAACGCCTGCCGGACTGGCGGGTGCGGTTCCGGTTGGACCGCAACGTCGCGCTCGCCGACGCGATCGAACACGGCACCGTCGACATCGCGGTGATGCTCGACGGATCCGGCTGGGACCGCGCCAACGCATCGGGAATGGTTCCGCTGAAATGGATCTCGGCCCGCAACTTCAGCGCCGCCGGTGAACCGCTGCCCGTGGTGGTGTACTCCGAACCCTGCACGTTGCGGGAACCGGCCTTCGCGGCGCTGGAGAAACTCGACATCGACTACCAGATCGTCGTCGAGTGCGCGGACCTGTCCGGTCTCATCGCGGCGGTGCGCTCGGGTCTCGGGGTGGCGCTGCTGCCCATGATCGGCAGGCTGCCCGACGGGCTCACGGTTGCCGACGACATGCCTGCGGCCAACCGTGCATCGGTGTTCGTCCGCGGCCGCGCCGGCGTCGACCCGGACCTGCTGGCGACCGTGGACAAGGCGGTTGGCGAAGTCCTCTGTGACGACCACACGGTCGGGAGAACATCAGTGAAGGTATCGGCATGA
- a CDS encoding DMT family transporter produces the protein MPARTASAVTFLYALGYPIGAAAVAAMSPMALLVFRFSLAAAILGVWAKFAGVQWPRGGKLGHVAVAGLLMQGVQFCFLYLAIERGAPAVLCAVVIAMNPVTTAVLSAAFLRDRLGLRRIVALVLGVAAVLAACASRLAADSGVDPVLLLLLAALLGLSAGGVYQQRFCADVDFRAATAVQNAVALVPAGVFAALTPFAVHNPKHAVAAVAGVVLLNAALGVSMYVRAISRHGAPAVTMLFCVIPAVAGVLSWLMLGERPDVGIAVGLVVGALACWLNSSGSRQQRQHDPGRDG, from the coding sequence ATGCCCGCCCGCACCGCGTCGGCGGTGACGTTCCTGTACGCACTGGGTTACCCGATCGGCGCCGCCGCGGTCGCGGCCATGTCGCCGATGGCGCTGCTGGTGTTCCGGTTCAGCCTCGCGGCTGCGATCCTCGGCGTGTGGGCGAAGTTCGCCGGTGTGCAGTGGCCGCGCGGCGGCAAGCTGGGCCACGTCGCCGTCGCCGGACTGCTCATGCAGGGCGTGCAGTTCTGCTTCCTGTACCTGGCCATCGAGCGCGGCGCGCCCGCCGTGCTGTGCGCGGTGGTGATCGCGATGAACCCGGTGACCACGGCCGTGCTGAGTGCGGCGTTCCTACGCGATCGGCTGGGCCTGCGGCGCATCGTGGCGCTGGTGCTCGGTGTGGCGGCGGTCCTGGCGGCCTGTGCCAGCCGGTTGGCCGCCGACAGCGGTGTCGACCCGGTCCTGCTGCTGTTGCTCGCGGCCCTGCTTGGGCTGTCCGCCGGCGGCGTCTACCAACAGCGGTTCTGCGCCGACGTCGACTTCCGTGCCGCAACGGCCGTGCAGAACGCGGTGGCACTGGTCCCCGCGGGGGTGTTCGCGGCGCTGACGCCGTTCGCGGTGCACAACCCGAAGCACGCGGTGGCGGCCGTGGCCGGGGTGGTGCTGCTCAACGCGGCGCTGGGGGTGTCGATGTACGTGCGGGCCATCAGCCGACACGGCGCACCCGCGGTCACCATGCTGTTCTGCGTGATTCCCGCGGTCGCGGGGGTGCTGTCGTGGCTGATGCTCGGCGAACGTCCCGACGTCGGGATCGCGGTCGGACTCGTGGTCGGGGCGTTGGCCTGCTGGCTCAACAGCTCCGGATCACGCCAGCAGCGTCAGCACGATCCAGGTCGCGACGGCTGA
- a CDS encoding phosphatidate cytidylyltransferase, with amino-acid sequence MTDQQASLVASKPVGEPQKKQSRAGRDLPAAIGVGVGLGGGVIAILLFAPLVWVGVVAVAMAVATHEVVRRLRTAGFSIPIVPLLLGGQAMVWLTLPFGPAGALGGFGGTVVLCLIWRLLSGGLSAAPVNYLRDVSVTVFLATWIPLFGAFGALLIYPDDGAGRVFCLMLGVVASDVGGYAAGVLFGKHPMVPAISPKKSWEGLTGSLVLGIVVSVLAVTFLLDKPAWVGVPLGIMLVITGTLGDLVESQVKRDLGIKDMGTLLPGHGGLMDRIDSVLPSAVATWIVLTLLA; translated from the coding sequence GTGACCGATCAGCAAGCGAGTCTCGTGGCGAGTAAACCGGTCGGAGAACCGCAGAAGAAGCAGTCCCGCGCCGGTCGTGACCTCCCGGCGGCCATCGGCGTCGGCGTGGGCCTCGGCGGCGGCGTCATCGCGATCCTGCTGTTCGCACCGTTGGTGTGGGTCGGCGTCGTCGCGGTCGCGATGGCCGTGGCAACCCACGAGGTCGTGCGCCGTCTGCGCACCGCGGGATTCTCCATCCCGATCGTCCCGTTGCTGCTCGGCGGGCAGGCCATGGTGTGGCTGACCCTGCCGTTCGGGCCCGCAGGCGCGCTCGGCGGATTCGGCGGAACCGTGGTGCTGTGCCTGATCTGGCGGCTGTTGTCCGGCGGGCTGTCCGCGGCGCCGGTGAACTATCTGCGTGACGTCTCGGTGACGGTGTTTCTCGCCACCTGGATCCCGCTGTTCGGCGCGTTCGGGGCGCTGCTGATCTATCCCGACGACGGCGCGGGCCGGGTCTTCTGCCTGATGCTGGGCGTCGTGGCGTCCGATGTCGGCGGCTACGCGGCGGGTGTGCTGTTCGGCAAGCATCCCATGGTGCCGGCGATCAGCCCCAAGAAATCCTGGGAGGGCCTTACCGGCTCGCTCGTGCTCGGCATCGTGGTCTCGGTGCTGGCCGTGACGTTCCTGCTGGACAAGCCCGCCTGGGTGGGCGTGCCGCTCGGCATCATGCTGGTGATCACCGGAACCCTTGGTGACCTGGTCGAATCGCAGGTCAAACGCGATCTCGGGATCAAGGACATGGGCACGTTGCTGCCCGGCCACGGTGGGCTCATGGACCGCATCGATTCGGTGCTGCCCTCAGCCGTCGCGACCTGGATCGTGCTGACGCTGCTGGCGTGA
- the frr gene encoding ribosome recycling factor, which yields MIDETLFDAEEKMEKAVSVARDELGSIRTGRANPGMFSRINIDYYGSMTPITQLASINVPEARLVVIKPYEASQLKAIEDAIRNSDLGVNPGNDGSIIRVAIPQLTEERRRELVKQAKSKGEDAKVSVRNIRRKAMEELSRIKKDGEAGEDEVSRAEKDLEKSTHTYTAQIDELVKHKESELLEV from the coding sequence GTGATCGACGAGACTCTCTTCGATGCCGAGGAGAAGATGGAGAAGGCCGTGTCCGTGGCCAGGGACGAGCTCGGCTCGATCCGGACCGGCCGGGCAAACCCGGGCATGTTCTCGCGCATCAACATCGACTACTACGGCTCGATGACCCCGATCACCCAGCTGGCCAGCATCAACGTGCCCGAGGCGCGCCTCGTGGTGATCAAGCCGTATGAGGCGTCGCAGCTCAAGGCGATCGAGGACGCCATCCGCAACTCCGACCTCGGCGTGAACCCCGGCAACGACGGCAGCATCATCCGCGTGGCGATCCCGCAGCTCACCGAGGAACGCCGCCGCGAACTCGTCAAGCAGGCCAAGTCCAAAGGCGAGGACGCCAAGGTCTCGGTCCGCAACATCCGCCGCAAGGCGATGGAAGAACTCAGCCGGATCAAGAAGGACGGCGAGGCGGGCGAGGACGAGGTGAGCCGCGCCGAGAAGGACCTCGAAAAGTCCACCCACACCTACACGGCGCAGATCGACGAACTTGTCAAACACAAGGAAAGCGAGTTGCTGGAGGTCTGA
- the pyrH gene encoding UMP kinase — MADSNVAGQAAPIRPLYTRVLLKLGGEMFGGGQVGLDPDVVAQVARQIAEVVRSGAQVAVVIGGGNFFRGAQLQQRGMERTRSDYMGMLGTVMNSLALQDFLQKEGIDTRVQTAITMGQVAEPYIPLRAVRHLEKGRVVIFGAGMGLPYFSTDTTAAQRALEIGAEVVLMAKAVDGVFTDDPRTNPDAQLITAISHREVIDRGLKVADATAFSLCMDNGMPILVFNLLTSGNIARAVAGEKIGTLVTTASGGAT; from the coding sequence ATGGCGGATTCGAATGTCGCCGGCCAGGCCGCACCGATTCGTCCGCTCTATACCCGCGTCCTGCTCAAGCTGGGCGGCGAGATGTTCGGCGGCGGACAAGTGGGGCTGGATCCCGACGTCGTGGCTCAGGTCGCCCGGCAGATCGCAGAGGTCGTCCGTAGCGGAGCCCAGGTGGCAGTGGTCATCGGCGGAGGCAACTTCTTCCGCGGCGCCCAACTGCAGCAGCGCGGCATGGAACGCACCCGTTCGGACTACATGGGCATGCTCGGCACCGTGATGAACAGCCTTGCACTGCAAGACTTCCTGCAGAAGGAAGGCATCGACACCCGGGTGCAGACGGCGATCACCATGGGCCAGGTCGCCGAGCCCTACATTCCGCTGCGCGCGGTGCGGCACCTGGAGAAGGGCCGGGTCGTGATCTTCGGCGCGGGCATGGGCCTGCCGTACTTCTCCACCGACACCACCGCGGCCCAACGGGCCCTGGAGATCGGTGCGGAAGTGGTGCTGATGGCCAAGGCAGTCGACGGCGTGTTCACCGACGACCCCAGGACCAACCCCGACGCCCAGCTGATCACCGCGATCAGCCACCGCGAGGTCATCGACCGCGGACTCAAGGTCGCCGACGCGACCGCCTTCAGCCTCTGCATGGACAACGGCATGCCGATCCTCGTGTTCAACCTGCTCACCAGTGGCAATATCGCTCGGGCGGTGGCGGGTGAGAAGATCGGAACTCTGGTCACCACCGCAAGCGGTGGAGCCACATGA